The Pseudomonadota bacterium region CTTTTGCCCGACCAGTTTTTCCTGGTATGGTTTTGCATCATCACCAAGCCTGCCGGAAAGAGTGAGAGCAGAACCTTTGTCATGTAAAAAGTTCCGATGGCTTCCCTTCCCTCCACGATTGACAAATCCGGCTTTTTCCAATTCTTGTATAAGCTGGCAAATTTTTCTAGGCATAAAAGATGGTACCACAATGGTACTACAGAGTCAAAACAAAAGAGTTTTGTGAGAATGTCAATAAGTCACGCCCGACCCCAAACATTTTTGGTTGTTATCGACCTTTCCTTAAACCGCTCTCTTTTTAATGGCAAAAAGAGTGCTATTGGGCATGAAAACGCCTGTTTTTTTAATGAATATCTAGTATTTACAGCAGGTTAACTTGGTCCGACCCCAGGCGACAGGCGACCGGGCGACCGGGCGAGCCGGGCGACGGCCCCGGGCGACGGGCGACCCCGGGCGATGCCGATGCGGGCGATGGCGGGCGACCTGGCGACACGATGTTCCTTTCAGGCTCGTATGAGGGGCACGGGCTTCTCTCCTCATACGCCTGGAAATTTCTGAAATTTCTGGATACGGCTTCCCTGACCGTCCTTGTGTAAGGAGAAAATTGGCTCTCCCGAGTTCCCAAGTTACCCCCATGGATACATGCCCTGGCCTCAGACCCCGGTGGTGACCTGAACACTCGCCATATCGCGTTCAGATCCTCGGCCTTCCGGACTCTTGAATCCGTCGGCTTTACTTCTGGAGACCAGAAGCTATTACAGAGACCACAACCATACATTTTTCGGGGTTCAATACAGAGCCTGCATCCTTGATTCATCTGGCTTCGGACTCCCGATACCGGGTTTGCCCTCAGATTTCACTACCGACCCGCTGGCTAAGTTCTGGTCGGGTGGGACTTGAGCCAGAGTCAACTCACACCCACTGGATAACAATAACCAATTTCACCCCCGTCTGACGGGATTCCCGAGGCTTTGGATTTAGCTCGGCGCGACAAGAGATTTGTTGACTATGGAGTGCTTCCAAACACCCCTAATTTGTTAGTTATTTAGGATTGTCCCGCAAATCCTTCAGATTGCGATCGTCAGCCACTTTTAATCCTGATTGTTTTAATTAAGACCCATTCAATATATCTCTCAAGCAAAAAAGGCCGTTGTGACAGAAGCTCTCCTGTCACAACGGCCTTTACAGTTCGCTGCATTTCCCGCATTTCAGATGCAGACTATTTCTTATACCATTTGCCGTTGGCGTCCTGGAGCCAGGTTCCGGGATCTGCCTGATCGTAAATCTGCAGGGCGCGGCGTTCGCCGACCAGGGCCGGGGTGGTTCCCTGTTGCCTGGCAATCGCCCCGTAGACCTTTTTCCGGTCGTCATTTTCTTCCTGAACAAATACCTGGTTTCCGGAAGCTCCGCTCATAAAGTAGAGCAGGCCATCCTTACCTTCGCCTATTGTCCCGGCGGCCAGGAGTCTGACGATCTCCGGCAATCTTGCCTGCATCCTTGCCTTGATTTCCTTGCCGCTTTCGGCCAAAGCGTTTGCGGACAGGAAACAGCCGACAAACAACAGTATGGTGAACAATACGGATTTTTTAAAATCGTACATTTTTTCCTCCTGACGGACTTCATTCAATGAGACTGGTTCGATGACATGATGATTATTTGGCCGCATCGATATCACTGAAGAAATCATCAAGGGCCTTGTCGACCTTGATATTGACATCGATGGTGATATGGATCGGTTTTATTTCGACCGGCTGCAGAGTCACGTCATGCGTGCTCTCAATCGTATGCCTGGTGCAGCCCGGGGAGAACAGCACACAGAGACAGAAAAGCGCAAGATAGAAATATTTCATACGGTTCTCCAGTTATTCCATTAACGACCTGATAGAATCACCATAATGCAAAACATCATTGAGCGGAAGACGGAAGTTGACGTCGAGCTGAATGCCCTGGAACCGGGAACCGGGGTTTCCTGCATCCACCCTGGTGAAGCCCCCGAAGTCCTTGTTGTAGACAAACGGCAATGGAGCCGTCGGCTTGCCATTCATCTGCAGATGGAGCAGCAGATTATCATCGGATTCCGAATTGATATCGAGTTTGGTCCAGTCATAGGAGAAATCTTTCAAGGCCTCACGGGCTAGATCGATCTGGGCAAATTGTGGAGTGTCCTTCGGGATGCCTTCGGTGAGAATCTCCGTTCTGGAGAGGCTGATGGTTCCTCCTTCACCCGGAGTTGAATAGAGAAAGCCGTTTTCGATAAAGAATCTGCCATCGGTGAGGTGCACCGGCACCCTGCCGTTAACTCGGCCCTGCCCTTCGGCAGTGGCCGCGCCCAGTTGTTCCAGGACTTTGGCAAAATTCAGCCGGTCGCAAAAGAAAATCATATCGTAATCTTTTACCTTTGGAGAAAAGCGCAGCGCCTGGGTGTAGACATGGCCGTCGCTCCACTGCACCTGTCCTTTTTCGATAAATATCGATTCGGCCGATTCTATTTGGAATTCGACCAGCCCGTTCTCGGCGGCGATTTTACCGGACCGGATGGACTGGAAGGAAAATTTCTGTTTCGGACCGCTTCTCATCCTGGGGAGCTCGGGAAGGTGAAGGTTGAGCGATCCTCCCTCGAGAGCAAAATCCTTATCGAGGGATGTCAACCGGATGTTATCGATGCCGGTATCAACCCTGCCCGAAACGTGGCCGCCTTGATAGAGCAGCTTGCCTTCCAGGTTCAGATCGCCATCACCCTTGTAACCGGCCAGGGTTGGGCTGAATCGCCGAAGATCGAAATTCTGGATGGACCTGGTGCAGGAGGCCTGAACGGTGATCTCCGCGTCCGGCCCGGATGACGGAAAATCAGCGAAACCTGCCAGATCGATACAGAAGCTTTCGATCAGATCACTCTGGTGGCGACCGGCGAAACTGAAGCCTGATGGCCGCTGGGTCAGGCGCAGGATGATACGGCCAAGGAGCAGGTCGGAATAACTGATGCCGGTGATATTGATTTCACTGTCTCCGGCTCCCGGATTATAGGGAATACTGTGCAGAATTTTTCCTCCGACCGTTGCCTTAAGATCATTGGCTGTATCTTTAAAGTCAAGGCCGGTAAAGGGCAGAACGAATCGGCTGTGCCCATCCTCTGTTGTTCCCTTGACCGTCAGCAGGGGCAGCTGGACGATTAAGTTGTCCGCCTTGATCTCGATAGATTCCAGGGTAAGAGTGTAATTAAACCCGGTTTTCCCGGCAGAGTTTACGCCGGAAACGGTGTACCCGCTGATCCGAGACGAAAACGTCAAGCCTGCCCGGGAAAGACCAAAGGGCTTTTTCCCTTTTGATGCGGCCTCAAACCGCCAGCCACCACCCGTAACCGTGCTGCCGTGTATTTGCGTGACAAGTTCTGTCGGCGCAAGAGAAACACCCTTTGCTGGTGCCTGCTCAGGAAACATCACCCTGAAATCGCCGTCAAACAACCAGATCCCATCCGCGCTTGTAAACAAAAGGTCGATATCGCCTATTTCCGCCGCCAGAAAACTGTTAAAGATCAATGAAGTCGAGGTGAGTCGCCCCCGACCATGTTCAAAGGTGAGATTAAACCCGAAAGGTTCTTCGTCCCGATCATACGGATTGCCAAGCCGCACCTCACCGAAGAGGATATCCGTCTGCGCGAGTTTCCCGGAAATATCGGCAGCCAGTATCTTAAACGGGGCAAGAGACATACTGGCCTCCGCCTGAACCTCCAGGCGGCCGGAAACAACTGGGGTGGAGAAGATTTCCATGAAATCGGCGAAACGCCGCAGTTCAAGAACTTCAACCTCGGTGACATTTCGTGCTTCCATGGTCTCGGGATCAATTTCAAAGGCGGTTTTGATGACCTGCCCGCGGACCACTAACTCACCACTGATACGAATCAGTCTGGGATTTTCTTTGCTGATCCGGGCCTGAAAAGAACAGGGGATTGCAACGAAATGCTCTCCGTAAGAGAGATTGACAATGGCACTGTTGATGCGAAGCTCACCGAGATGAACTAAAAGATCAAGGTCTTCCTTCTCAAGAGTTGGAGCGGCGTTCTGCTCCCGGGTGGATTCCTCCGTCTGCCATGGAACAATCAGCTTGCCATCCTGAAAATGGAGGTTCAGTTCAATACCGGAAAGGGATATCCCGGCAAGTTTCTTCCGCAGAAGCCCGAGCGGAGAGTAATCAATCCTGATCGAGTCAATGCCGGCAAAGCGTTTTTCACCGCCCACCGATATTTCGCTCAGATCGGCGCTCCAGAATCCGACATGCCGCACCTGCACTAAAACCGGCAGATTTCTTTCCGCAAGGGCACTGTTGATGAGGCTCCGGACAAGGCGCGGCAGATAGTCAAGAAGAGCGGCGGAGAGAAGAAAGGCGGCAACAAGGAGAAGAATGATCCCGGCACTTTTTTTAAAAATGCGAGATCTGGACCGTACATTCGAAGAGGTCATGTTTTTGTTCGACTCCTGTCCGCCTTTTTTACTCACTGGCCCTACCCTCGTTTACCGTCTTGGTTGGGGGGCAGGTCTTGAAATGCCGGTTTATACCTTTTGACTAAGGGGCTGTGTGTAAAGCATAAACCAATTAGAGTGAAAATAGGCTGAGAAACTGAAGGTCGTTGGTCCACGATTGGTGGCAATCGGGTCATTTCTTGAAACCCTGAGAGCAGAAGAAATTTACAACTCACTCACCAGAACAATATTGAGTCCGCTGATTTTCTTCCATTGCACGTCGTTGGTAATGACATAGTCTGCGCCGCAGACCTCGGCCGTTGCCAGTTGTATCGCGTCCGGGGTTCTCAACTGATGGACAGCCCTGTATTCCGCGGTTTTATCCGCAACCAGAAGGTTGAGTGGGTACAGACTGAAATTTGCCGAATTTGTGAGATAGTCTCGATATTTGGCCGCAAGTTTATTCTCGCCAACCTTGAGAGGATAGGTGACCACTTCGATATAAGTGATCAGCGAGACCGTCACTTGAATTTCTTTCGCATAGATCTCATCAAAGAAGGCTGCCACCCTGTCATAAAAGCGGATGTTCTTCTCCCAGAAATAGATGAGGGGCGCGGTGTCTAAAAAAACGGAGGTGGTTTTTTCCAGGTTCAGCCCCATTCGTCGCGTTCCTTGTTGATATACTCATCCGTGTTGATCTGTTTCCATACTTCCTGTCCCAGGCCGCCGGATTTTCGAAAATCCAATTTGCCCCGGGCGGCGTTCGATGTCTCTTCCCCCGGCCGGTCGCACTGCACCAGTTTGGCAACTTTTTTCCCTGCCCGTTCAATAATAATCTCTTCGTTGGTGAGAGAAACCTTGTTCAATAATTCGCCCAAAGTCCGCCGTGCATCAACTGCCGATATTGTCGTTGGCATAATAGCACCTCCATTAACTACCATCATGATCATGCTGCTCAGTATGATCATGATAGTGTGTTGTGGGTGCAAAATCAAGAGAGTTGGTCGGGGAAAACATTTTTTACCCACGCCGCGGTTCTCTTCATCCCTTCCCGGGTGGTCACTGCAGGAGCGTAGCCGAAATCGTTTTTTGCCGAAGCAATGGAAAACCAGTGGGAATGGGCCAGTTGTTCGGCGAGGAATCTGGTCATCAGCGGTTCGGATTTGATGTCGAGAGCGCCGTAAACCTTCTCCAGCAGCCCGCCGACAAACCTGGCCTTTTTGAAGCTGACTGACTTTGATACTGCAGGGACACCGCACAGTTTGTAGAACTCGTTGATCCAGTCCCAGAGATTGACCGGCTCGCCCTGGGAGATGAAGTATGGTTTACCGGCTGAGTTGCCGGTAGTCAACAGATCAGCCGCTGCTTTTATCTGGGCGTCAACCACATTGTCGATGTAGGAGATATCGACCAGATTGGCGCCCTCCCCTACCCGCTTTAACAAGCCCTTCCGGCCGCGTTCGATGAGCCTCGGGACAAGATTGGTGTCCCCCGGGCCCCAGATCAGGTGCGGCCTGAGGGCGACGGTTTTGAGATGATCCGAATTTGCGGCGAGGACCATCTTTTCGGCGAGCATCTTGGTCTCGGCGTAATGGCAGAGGAATGTTTCGGCATACGGGAGGGATTCGTCACCGCCGCAGAGGTCGGCGCCGTTGAAGACCACACTGGGAGTGCTGGTGTAGACGAGGGCCGGAACCTGATTCGTCCTGCACGCCTCAAGCACATTGGCGGTGCCGGTGACGTTGATCGCATAATACTCTTCCCGCTTTCCCCAGATCCCGGCCTTCGCCGCCACATGAAAGACCGCGTCGCAGCCGGCAAACGCATTTGCGAGGAAGTTTTTGTCTCTGATGTCTCCGTTGCAGATTGATACACCGGGGAGGTGAAGGTCCGGGTAGTTGCTGCGGCCGATGACCCGGACGGACACCCCGCGCTGCCGCAAGCGCATGGTGATCGCACGGCCGACAAAACCGCCGCCACCGGTGACGGCAACTTTGCACCCTTCGGATATAAACCTCGATGTCTCGCAGGCTCGCTTATCAGTACGAGCAGACGAGCTATTCAACTCAGCTTTATTCATCACCGCCGCAGCCTGCTGCTTCAGCGGGAGCTTCCTCAAAACTGATTTCCCGCTGCGCCCAGACCGCAAGCTTCTCCCGGAAGATCTTGGCGTTGTGCCGGATATCCACCGGAAAGGACTCGTTAATCAGGAAATGTTTGATATTCCGGGTCAGAGGATTGGCCAGGGCGAGTTTGGCAAGATCGGCAACCAACGCACGCTCCTCATAGCGTGAGTATGGTTCAACAATCAGCACCGGCGTTTCGTGCAGCTCTCCATCCCGTTTGATCCCGACCAGGGCGGAGCGGTACACATCCGGGTGCTCGTTGAAGATCGCCTCACAGGGAATGGTATACATCTCGCCGCCGGCGGCTTTCACCCGGTGGGCCCTCCGGCCGCAGAACCAGAGGCGCCCCGCCTCATCCAGATAGCCGAGATCACCCATCCGGTGCCAGACCCGGCCGTTGTCGTTGATCTTGGCAAGTTCCGTTTCCGACCCGTTATTGTCGTAGACGCTGGTGACAATCTCCCCGCAGACGATGATCTCGCCGATGCTGCCGGGCGAAAGTTCATAGGCGTCCGCCAATTCCGCGATCGGCTCGTCACAGGTTCTGATGATCCTGACCTCGTTCCCGGGCAAAGGTTTGCCGACACAGGTGCCGCCGCCGTTCATGGTATTCTTCCAGGTCTCCTCAAGCACCTCGGAACCGGTCATCGAGGTGACCGGCAGGGCCTCCGTCGCCCCGTAGGGAGTGTGGATCTCGCCGGCCGGTGACATGATCCGCTTGACCCGCTCGATCAGCTCGAAGGGCACCGGGGCCCCGGCCATCAGGACCAGACGCAATTTTTCGAGGACAATCCCGTGATCGAGGCAGTAACGGCTCACCACATTCCAGATGGCCGGAGAGCCGAAGGAATAGGTGACCCCCTTTTCAATCAATGAGTTCACGAACCGTTCCGGGTTCACCCGGGCGGGATGGGCCGGGTTCATATCCGGGATCACCGCACATGCCCCGAGGGCCGTCGAGAACAGGGCGAACAGCGGGAATGCCGGCTGGTCGATATCGTCGGGGGTTATGCCGTAATAGTTGCGGATCAGGTCCTTCTGGGCCTGGAAGACCCCATGGGTGTACTGGACCCCTTTGGGCGGCCCGGTGCTGCCGGTCGTGAAAATGATCGCCGCCAGATCATCTCTGGCCGTCGGCGGGGTTTCAAAGGCGCCTTTGTTGAATTTGGCGAGCCCGGCAAGGGAGCTGCCCAGAAGACTGAAAGAAGGGCCGACGCAGACCGAACGCTTGACCGAGCCAAACACCCCCGGGTTCAGCAATCTGAAAAATTGCGCCTTCGGCACCCCGATGAAAACCGTCGGCCGGACATAGGCGACACAGCGGAGCAGATTGTAGTACCCCATCCCCGGATCGATCAGGATCACCGGCGTTCCCAGCCGGAAGAGGGCAAAGGCGAGACAGACGAACTCCATGGAGGGCTTGACCATCAGGACCGCCCGGTCATTGCGCCCGACCCCCATCTTTTTCAGCCCATGGGCATAGGCGGAGGCGTTCCGGTCGAGTTCCTTGAAGGTCCAGCTCCGGTATCCGCCGAAGACCTTTTCGATCAGGCCCGTGTTGTCCGACTGCGATTCCGCCACTTCGGCGAGCGCCCTGGAAATATTGAAATTATCCACGCCCGCCCCCGAGATATTCATCGAAAAAGCCGTTGATCAGATGGTCGACCTGACCGTCGGCATCTTCCAGCACAAAATGGCCGGCATTTTCCAGATAGATCGACCGGGCGTGCGGGAATCTTCGATGCCACTCCTGGTAGAACGTATTGTTGAAACAGAAATCCTTGCCGCCCCAGAGGATCAGGACCGGCTTGTTCTTGATATACTGAAGAGCGCCTTCCGCCCGGAGCAGGGTTTCCCAGGAGGGGTGGCGGTAATCGAGGGGGATGTCCTCGATAAAACGCATGACCGCGACCCGGTTGGCCCAGGAGTTATACGGGGCCAGGTACCCCTTCCGCACCAGGCGGGGCATTCTTTTCTTCACCGCCATGTGCACCGCCGCCCGGACGAAACCGTTCAACCCCCGGACCAGAAAAGGCCCCAGGTACGGGATGCGGCAGATATTGATCCGCAGGGGAATCCGGGTCGACCGGAAGGCGGCGGTATTTAAAACAGTGAGGGACTCAAGCCGTTCGGGGTGGCGGTCGAGATAGCCCATGCCGATCGCCCCGCCCCAGTCGTGCAGAACCAGCGAATGCTTTTCCACGCCAAGCTGGCCGAGGAGATTTTCCAGGTTGTCGATATGGTCTTTGAGACGGTAGGGATACTCCTGCGGTTTATCGGAAAATCCGCAGCCCAGATGATCGGGCACGATCAGCCGGTAACGGTCCCGCAGGAGCAGGACCAGGTTCCGGTAAAAAAATGACCAGGTCGGATTGCCGTGCAGCATCACGATCACCGGGCCCTTTCCCTCATCGAGGTAGGAAATGGTGTGCCCGAAGACCGTGATCTTTTTGGGTTTGAAGGGATACAGGTCTTTGAACAGTTCAGCTTTGCCCATCGCCATCACCATTCCACCCCGAGCATCAGACAGTTGATGCCGCTGCCGATCCCGAGCAGGGCCGCCCTTTCCCCTTTTCGCAAAATACCCTCCTCCACGCCGATGGCCATGGTCACCGGGGCGGAAACCGAACCCACATTGCCGAGCTGGGCGAGCGTTTCGTAATTCAGGGCCGGATCGATACCAAGGGTTTCACAAAGCAGACGGGAGTGGGAGCTGCCGACCTGATGGCAGAAATAATGGTCGATCACCTTCGGCTGCCAGCCGGTTTCTTCAAGGAAATCAAGCCAGGTCAGGTGGGCGGTCTCCACGCCTCTCTTCAGCAGCTCCTCGGAATCGGTGGCCATCAGGGTCCCGGCAGGATTGTCCGAGCCGCCCTGGCAGAGATCATTGAAAGAGGTATTGGCCCGGCAGACCCCGCCCTTCAGGGTGTGCCCGGTTTTGTAAAGACGTTCATCGCCCATGACCAGGGCGACCGCGCCGGAACCGATGGTTAAAGAGGCAAAAGAGGATTTAATGGATTTTCTGGTCAGAACGGGATCGGCCAAAAGATTCAGGATCGTTGACTCGACCAGGTGTTCCGCCGTTTCCCCGGTGACGATGAGGCCGGTCTTCACCTGCCCGAGTTCGATCAGGGTCGCGAGGGTGATCATGCCGTTTAAAAACCCGAGGCAGGCATTGGAGATGTCATAAAGGATGCATCTGTCGGGCAGCCCCAACTGCCGATGGACAAAGGAAGCGGTGGCCGGTTCCATCATGTCGCGGCAGACGCCGGTGAAAAAAAGGCACTCGATATCAGCCGGAGCAATACCGGAAGCTTCGATCGCCTTTTTCCCCGCCATCACCGCCCCGTCACTGGGCCTGGTCCCGCTGTCCCAGAAACGGCGGGACCTGATGCCCGACATCAGTTCCAGACGACCGGCGGGCAGCTTCAGCCGGTCATAGACCGGGAAAAGCCGCTCCTCGATCTCGGCGGAGGTGACGACCCGGGGCGGCAGCTGGTAACCGAAGCTATGCAGGCAGACATTGTTGAAGAGCATTAATCCAGGGTCTTGGCGATGATCTCGGAATCGAAGTAATTCACATCCATACCCGCATCGATCACGATGGTCCGAGCATTGATACCGGAAGATCTTTCAGAAAGAAGAAAGGCGGCAGTGTCCGCCACCTCACTGGTGGCAAGGGCCTTTTTACGCAGGGTGAGCTTTTCCGCATAGAGATAGCTGTCGATGTAACCAGGGATTCCTGCGGAGGCCGAGGTTTTGAGCAACCCCGGACAGACCGCATTGAACCGGACCCTGGAAAACGAGGAAAAACTTTTCGCCAGAAAGCAGATGGATGATTCGAGGGCCGCCTTGACCGGCGCCATATAGCCGTAATTTTCAGCGGCCATCCGGGTTGTGGAGATGGAGATCGTGACCACCGAAGCGTCCGGCGCGAGAAGTGTTTTAAAATGATTGGCAATGGAAATAAAGGAGAAGCAGGAGATATCGATCGCCTGCAGAAAATCCTTCCTGATCGTTTCATGGAAGGGTTTGATGCCCTCGGAATAGTTGGCGAAGGCGATCGAGTGGACGATTCCGGAAATCTTGTCTCCTCCGAGAAAATCTGCAACCTCACGACTCACCCGGAGAATATTCTCCTCCTGTTCCACATCACAGACAAATACCGGCGAATCGGGGAAAAGTTTTAACGCCGTCTGCCGCCGTTCCTCGGTGCGAACCACGTGGATGACTTTCGCTCCCTGCTCGCCAAGGACCCTCGCAATGGCACAGGCAATGGACTTCTTGTTGGCCATGCCGAAGACCACGATATATTTGTCGTGCAGGTTTAGAAAACTCATCGATCACACCGTTTTTTCGTGCAAAATCAACACGCCATCAGCTTCGTAAATGCGCGTCGGCATCGTTTGCCACGATCACCCCGTAATTTATCGCCCCGAGCCAGCCGGACATGATGATTCCCACCGAACCAACATGAAAAAGACCCCGGACATCCTTGAAAATACTCCTGGACACATCCAGCCCCTCGAACTTGGTGCCGAATGAGGTGCCCCGGGTGTGGAGGGTGTATCGGTGGAAAGTCCTCGGAGTGGCCGCCTCAAGCCAGTCGCATTTGCGACGGATATCCGGGATGTATCTTTCAAGATCAACCAGGCACCGCTCGATCATGAGCCCCTTTTCCCTCTGGTACTCCTCTTCAGGCAGCGACGCCCAATCATCATACCGGGCATTCATCGAGGCGACAACCGTGTGCCGGTCATGCCCCGGCCTGGTTTTCGGATAATAGAGGGAAAAAGTCCTGCTCCGGGTGTTCATATCGAGCATCTCATCTGCGGAATACTCAGGCGCGGTCGAGGTAAACAAGAGATCGCCGATATCGTCGATCTCCTCTCCTTCCCTGATCCCCATATAGACCTGGCAACTGGAATTGTTCACCTGGACCGGCTTAATCTTATCGAGAAATTCAGCGGAAAAGGCTTCGCGACCGGCAAGCTCATCGACGGTGTTCAGGATCCCGGCGTTGGAGACGACGCATTTTGTCTCTATCTCGCGGTCGCCGACGGTGACTCCGCGGACCCTGCCGTTATCGACAATAATCCTCTCCACCCGGGAGTTCGTGCAGATGGTGACCCCGTTTTTCTCAAGTTCTGCGACCATGAGGCCGATCAACCGGTCGGTCCCGCCGCTGAAGGTGAAAACCCCCTTGTTCATGAAGTTTGAGAAGACGATGCCGTAGGTGATTGCCGGGTCGTCAAAATTCGAACCGTTGGCGTAGGTGATCGGCTCCATCAGCAGCCGGTGGACCTCGGTGCGGCCGGGAAAAAACTGTTCGAAGAGTTCCCGGGTGGTCATGGTCCGGTCATCGTAGAAATTCATCCCCGATACGGTGTTGAAGAAGTCGTCGATCGTCTTTTTCGGGATCGAGAATTTATCCTCCAGAATCGCGGTGAAATCAACCTTGTCAAAGGTGGTCTGCAGAGAAAACTGCGGGTTGTCGAAAACGATCCCTTCCAGCTGGACGATGGAGTCCATGATCTCCCGGTTCCAGTACTTCCGGCAGGTCTTCTTCATCCCGTAGGGAAAGCCGTGCAGGGAGATATCAAAGATATGCCCCTGCCGTTTAAACCAGGTGGCGAGCCCCCCCAGCCGGTGGTGATGTTCGAGCAGCAGGACGGAATGCCCGGCGTTGGCCAGACGATTGGCGGTGGTAAGCCCACCCAGGCCGGAGCCGACGACCACGACATCATAAGAACCGGCGGCGTTTTCAATTGATTTATGGGGCATGCTCAGGACTTCTCAAATATATGTTTATTGACCATTGAAACCCCGGAGAGCATTGAACCGACAATTCCCAGAAAACCCTGATCCGTACCGGCAATAAACAGATTGGAGAGAGGGGTGCGGCCATCCCTGATCTTGATCGGACTGCCATAGATCGCGCCACTGGCTTTTCCGGTATAGCGTTCAACGGTCAACGGAGTAAAAATATCCTGATATACTATGTTTTCCGTGTAATTCCCAATGATTTCCGAGACAACCTCCTCCGACCGGCGGGCCCAGTCCTGTTTCATCCGCCGGTATTCTTCCGGGGCATACGAGCGCCAGAGATCGTAGTTGGCGGTATGGGTGACCCGGACCTGGAACTCATCACCGACACGCACCCCGTGGAAGTTTTCGGGAAAACAGATCACCCCGCTCCTGACATTGACGGCAGAAGCCGGCCGCTCATAGGTAAACGGTTCTTCAAAATTGTAGAATACAATGGTGCTGTCCGCCTTCAGTTTCTCCCGCATCGCAGCCGGCAGAACATAGATCATTTCCACAAACCCGAGCCGGCCATGGTGGCTTGCCACCTCTTGCGAATCCGGCGCCACCCCCATAAAACCAAGGGTGGCGGGATATCCGGCGGTCGAAATCACCTGACCGCAGCCGATGGTTTCCCCGGATTCCAGGGTCACCCCGCAGACCACATCACCATCAACCACGAACTCCCTGACGCCGGAGCGGAATCTGATCTCGCCGCCGAGTGCGCGGTAATGATCCAGCAGCAGTTCGAGGAAATCGCTGATGGAACCTGCCGGCCGGAAAAACCCTTCATTATAGACGGCGTTGAACATGATCACAAACTGGTCAAAATCCATATCGTGTTCATTGCAGCTGCCGTACATGAAAAGCGGCCAGAGCAGCATATTCACCAGCAGTTCATTGCCGAGGATTTCCATTATTTTTTCCCTGGCGGAAGACCAGGGGCGGATCACAAAGGGGTCATGGTCGGCGATCAGAGCCAGAAGCCTGTTAAAGCGCGCCGCCTGATCGGGAAAGACCCGGGCAACCTCTGCGCGGAGGAGCGTCGGATCGTTGGCAAAACGAAGCGAGGTCTCACCCGGAAAGAGGACGGTCGAGTGGAACTGCTCATGGGTAACGAATGATTTTCGGGAAAGACTGAGTTGCCTGAAAAGGCGGTTGAGAGGCGCTTTTTTCTGCCCGGGAGGGGCAAAGTTGGTCATGGCATGCAGGCCGGTTTCAAAAAGCCTGCCCTGCCGATGGTAGTAGGAGTTGAGTCCTCCGGCCACGGAATGCTTTTCGAGGATCAGGACTTTGGAGCCGAATCTGGCCAGGCGAATACCGGCGGCAAGGCCGGATAATCCGCCGCCTATGATGATCTGATCATAGGACACAGGCCCTGATTAAGCGTCCTGCAGGCGGGGTTCCAGATAATTGACACAACTGTCGAGAGTTGCCAGTTCAGGATAGTCACCCTCGGGGATCTGCAGCTTGTAGC contains the following coding sequences:
- a CDS encoding PIN domain-containing protein; its protein translation is MGLNLEKTTSVFLDTAPLIYFWEKNIRFYDRVAAFFDEIYAKEIQVTVSLITYIEVVTYPLKVGENKLAAKYRDYLTNSANFSLYPLNLLVADKTAEYRAVHQLRTPDAIQLATAEVCGADYVITNDVQWKKISGLNIVLVSEL
- a CDS encoding type II toxin-antitoxin system HicA family toxin, which translates into the protein MPRKICQLIQELEKAGFVNRGGKGSHRNFLHDKGSALTLSGRLGDDAKPYQEKLVGQK
- a CDS encoding YdbH domain-containing protein encodes the protein MTSSNVRSRSRIFKKSAGIILLLVAAFLLSAALLDYLPRLVRSLINSALAERNLPVLVQVRHVGFWSADLSEISVGGEKRFAGIDSIRIDYSPLGLLRKKLAGISLSGIELNLHFQDGKLIVPWQTEESTREQNAAPTLEKEDLDLLVHLGELRINSAIVNLSYGEHFVAIPCSFQARISKENPRLIRISGELVVRGQVIKTAFEIDPETMEARNVTEVEVLELRRFADFMEIFSTPVVSGRLEVQAEASMSLAPFKILAADISGKLAQTDILFGEVRLGNPYDRDEEPFGFNLTFEHGRGRLTSTSLIFNSFLAAEIGDIDLLFTSADGIWLFDGDFRVMFPEQAPAKGVSLAPTELVTQIHGSTVTGGGWRFEAASKGKKPFGLSRAGLTFSSRISGYTVSGVNSAGKTGFNYTLTLESIEIKADNLIVQLPLLTVKGTTEDGHSRFVLPFTGLDFKDTANDLKATVGGKILHSIPYNPGAGDSEINITGISYSDLLLGRIILRLTQRPSGFSFAGRHQSDLIESFCIDLAGFADFPSSGPDAEITVQASCTRSIQNFDLRRFSPTLAGYKGDGDLNLEGKLLYQGGHVSGRVDTGIDNIRLTSLDKDFALEGGSLNLHLPELPRMRSGPKQKFSFQSIRSGKIAAENGLVEFQIESAESIFIEKGQVQWSDGHVYTQALRFSPKVKDYDMIFFCDRLNFAKVLEQLGAATAEGQGRVNGRVPVHLTDGRFFIENGFLYSTPGEGGTISLSRTEILTEGIPKDTPQFAQIDLAREALKDFSYDWTKLDINSESDDNLLLHLQMNGKPTAPLPFVYNKDFGGFTRVDAGNPGSRFQGIQLDVNFRLPLNDVLHYGDSIRSLME
- a CDS encoding NAD-dependent epimerase/dehydratase family protein, with amino-acid sequence MNKAELNSSSARTDKRACETSRFISEGCKVAVTGGGGFVGRAITMRLRQRGVSVRVIGRSNYPDLHLPGVSICNGDIRDKNFLANAFAGCDAVFHVAAKAGIWGKREEYYAINVTGTANVLEACRTNQVPALVYTSTPSVVFNGADLCGGDESLPYAETFLCHYAETKMLAEKMVLAANSDHLKTVALRPHLIWGPGDTNLVPRLIERGRKGLLKRVGEGANLVDISYIDNVVDAQIKAAADLLTTGNSAGKPYFISQGEPVNLWDWINEFYKLCGVPAVSKSVSFKKARFVGGLLEKVYGALDIKSEPLMTRFLAEQLAHSHWFSIASAKNDFGYAPAVTTREGMKRTAAWVKNVFPDQLS
- a CDS encoding YdbL family protein; translation: MYDFKKSVLFTILLFVGCFLSANALAESGKEIKARMQARLPEIVRLLAAGTIGEGKDGLLYFMSGASGNQVFVQEENDDRKKVYGAIARQQGTTPALVGERRALQIYDQADPGTWLQDANGKWYKK
- a CDS encoding type II toxin-antitoxin system Phd/YefM family antitoxin, which codes for MPTTISAVDARRTLGELLNKVSLTNEEIIIERAGKKVAKLVQCDRPGEETSNAARGKLDFRKSGGLGQEVWKQINTDEYINKERDEWG